In Stanieria sp. NIES-3757, the DNA window GAGATTGGATGCAGATCTTTATCGTCCAGATACCAATGAAGATTTACCAATTTTGTTGATGCGACAACCTTATGGCAGAAAGATCGCTTCTACAGTTGTTTATGCCCATCCTAGCTGGTATGCAGCCCAAGGTTATCTGGTAGTAATTCAAGATGTACGGGGTAGAGGTACTTCTGAAGGAGAGTTTGATTTATTTACTCATGAAATAGCAGACGGGTTAGATACGATTAATTGGGTATCTCAACTGCCAGGTAGTACGGGACAAGTAGGAATGTATGGCTTCTCCTATCAAGGTATGACTCAACTATACGCTGCGGTAGAACAGCCCCAAGCTTTAAAAGCAATTTGTCCCGCAATGGTTGCTTACGATCTTTATCACGATTGGGCGTATGAAAATGGCGCGTTTTGTTTCCAGGCAAATTTAGGATGGGCGATTCAATTAGCTGCGGAAACTGCCCGTTTAAAGGGAGATGAAACAGCTTATTGCCAATTGTATCAAGCCTCTCGCAGCTTACCCCTTAATGACCCCATTCCTGCCAGTCCCGATATTCTTAATGAATTAGCACCAGATTCCTTTTATCATCTTTGGTTAAAATACTACGATCCTAATCATCAATATTGGCAAAAGCGATCGCCGAAAAATTTAATTCAAGATGTAGACTTACCAATGCTACACGTTGGCGGATGGTTCGATCCTTATCTACGAGGAACGCTAAATCTTTATCAGGCAATGGCAGCTAGAAGCCAGTATCCCCAACATCTCATTGTGGGTCCCTGGGCGCATTTACCTTGGGGTAGAAAATTAGGCAGTATTGATTATGGTAGTGAAGCACAAAACCCCATTGATGAAGCCCAAATTCGTTGGTTTGATTATTTTTTAAAAGGAAAAGATACGGGTATTTTAGACGAATCTCCGATTTGTTTATTTGAAATGGGTAGTAACCAATGGTGCGAGTGGGAAGAATTTCCTAGTCAGAAACAAAAAATTTACTACTTTGCTAGCGATGGTTTAGCTTCGATGCGAGAAGATAGCGGTATGTTGTGGGAATATGAAGAAGAAATCGCCTCAGAATCTCTATCTCCCCAAGAATTATTAGCTACTAACTTACGAGAAACAGCAGAAGATCATTTTCCTGGTAGTACTGATATTTTAGTTCACGATCCTTGGCGACCAGTACCTGCTTTGGGTGGTCATGCAACTTTTCCAGGTGGTTCTTTTGACCGTTCTAATTTAGATTGTCGTAGTGATATTCTGACTTACACTTCTGCACCTTTAGAACAAGAATTACATCTAGCAGGAACAGCGATCGTAGAAGTTTATTGTACTGCTGATACGCCAAGTTTCGATCTCAGTGTAGTTTTATCTCAAGTCACACCCGATGGCAAAGTTTTTAATGTTACTCAAGGATACATCAGAGTA includes these proteins:
- a CDS encoding peptidase S15; translated protein: MKIKQETVSMYTRDGVRLDADLYRPDTNEDLPILLMRQPYGRKIASTVVYAHPSWYAAQGYLVVIQDVRGRGTSEGEFDLFTHEIADGLDTINWVSQLPGSTGQVGMYGFSYQGMTQLYAAVEQPQALKAICPAMVAYDLYHDWAYENGAFCFQANLGWAIQLAAETARLKGDETAYCQLYQASRSLPLNDPIPASPDILNELAPDSFYHLWLKYYDPNHQYWQKRSPKNLIQDVDLPMLHVGGWFDPYLRGTLNLYQAMAARSQYPQHLIVGPWAHLPWGRKLGSIDYGSEAQNPIDEAQIRWFDYFLKGKDTGILDESPICLFEMGSNQWCEWEEFPSQKQKIYYFASDGLASMREDSGMLWEYEEEIASESLSPQELLATNLRETAEDHFPGSTDILVHDPWRPVPALGGHATFPGGSFDRSNLDCRSDILTYTSAPLEQELHLAGTAIVEVYCTADTPSFDLSVVLSQVTPDGKVFNVTQGYIRVDTPQTPIKIPLQPTCMLISPGNCLRVSISTACFPAYPVNPGTGSLPDRTHLIEAQIIILNISSSLEFPSQLKLSVV